The Scomber scombrus chromosome 5, fScoSco1.1, whole genome shotgun sequence genome window below encodes:
- the clmpb gene encoding CXADR-like membrane protein yields MGFPAVMSAIFRSLFLVLCSLLSVGAQTDMKKVVGDNATLPCHHQFPSSNSLDIEWLLQRPNSKQKVIITFFGGQVYTNEATSSEASRLSFAGEYLGGDASLLISDLLLTDSGEYNCKVKTGGKYHWSQVNLIVLVKPSKPRCWMDGKLLEGSDVKLSCKSSEGSDPISYKWERELDKGKSLGKLPNLALIDLKNPEIVTLRNLTMDSTGVYRCTASNDVGEENCTIEVTMQHVRDVGMVAGAVVGISLGVLIVILIIWLVFRKKEKKKYEEEETPNEIREDAEAPKAKLVKPNSLSSSRSGSSRSGASSTQSMVHNSAQRGHRPRPPAVAALKENGQPPGFPQSPPAYTSVVPSKTPEPPATPKFNSRNMSGPTPPTLMVPAQTKAFQTV; encoded by the exons TTCTATGCAGCCTGCTGTCGGTAGGTGCCCAAACGGATATGAAGAAGGTCGTTGGGGACAATGCTACCTTACCGTGCCACCACCAGTTCCCATCATCCAACTCTCTTGACATTGAGTGGCTACTTCAAAGACCAAACTCCAAACAGAAAGTG ATCATTACCTTCTTCGGGGGCCAAGTGTACACCAATGAGGCGACGAGCAGCGAGGCCAGCCGTCTGTCCTTTGCTGGGGAGTACCTGGGGGGAGACGCCTCCCTGCTCATCAGTGACCTGCTGCTGACTGACTCTGGGGAATACAACTGTAAAGTCAAGACAGGGGGAAAGTATCACTGGAGCCAGGTCAACCTCATTGTGCTGG TCAAACCTTCCAAACCGAGGTGCTGGATGGATGGTAAACTCCTGGAAGGCAGTGATGTCAAGTTGAGCTGCAAGTCCAGTGAAGGTTCAGACCCCATCAGCTACAAGTGGGAGCGAGAGCTGGACAAAGGCAAGAGTCTGGGCAAACTGCCAAACCTGGCACTGATAG ATCTCAAGAACCCAGAGATCGTGACCCTGAGGAATCTCACCATGGACAGCACAGGTGTCTACAGGTGCACAGCCAGCAATGACGTGGGAGAGGAAAACTGCACCATTGAGGTCACAATGCAGC ATGTGAGGGATGTAGGTATGGTAGCAGGTGCAGTGGTGGGAATATCCCTCGGTGTCCTCATTGTCATTTTAATCATCTGGCTCGTCTTCcggaagaaggagaaaaagaagtacgaggaggaggagactcCAAATGAGATCAG GGAGGATGCCGAGGCTCCCAAAGCCAAGCTAGTGAAGCCCAACTCCCTGTCCTCATCCCGTTCCGGCAGTTCGCGTTCCGGTGCCTCCTCCACCCAGTCCATGGTGCACAACAGCGCCCAGCGTGGTCACCGCCCCCGCCCACCTGCTGTTGCAGCCCTCAAGGAAAATGGACAGCCTCCAGGCTTCCCTCAGTCCCCACCAGCCTACACTTCAGTGGTGCCCTCCAAGACCCCCGAGCCCCCTGCCACTCCCAAATTCAACTCCAGGAACATGTCTGGGCCCACACCCCCAACCCTCATGGTCCCTGCCCAGACCAAGGCCTTCCAGACTGTGTAG